The following proteins are encoded in a genomic region of Allorhizobium pseudoryzae:
- a CDS encoding RrF2 family transcriptional regulator, with translation MKLSEGVEQAIHCTAFLAGLSEDGVLSAAALAELHGVSTSYLLKHLQALSSAGIVATTSGPKGGYRLAKAPKDISLLDIVLAVEGPAPAFRCAEIRQRGPNPLPQRYFTKPCQINAAMLKAEKAYRAELAKVSVADLLADLGADDDGGIAARGCAFLELHERKTGNRTSS, from the coding sequence ATGAAACTGAGCGAAGGCGTCGAACAGGCCATCCACTGCACGGCATTCCTGGCGGGGCTGTCGGAAGACGGCGTCCTGTCAGCGGCGGCCCTGGCGGAACTACACGGCGTATCGACGAGCTATCTGCTGAAGCATCTGCAGGCGCTGTCCAGTGCGGGCATCGTTGCGACGACGTCTGGGCCGAAGGGTGGCTATCGGCTAGCCAAGGCGCCTAAGGACATCAGTCTTCTCGACATCGTCCTCGCGGTCGAAGGACCGGCACCCGCCTTCCGCTGTGCCGAGATCCGTCAGCGGGGGCCGAACCCTCTGCCGCAGCGCTACTTCACCAAGCCCTGCCAGATCAACGCTGCGATGCTGAAGGCCGAAAAGGCCTATCGCGCAGAACTCGCCAAGGTATCCGTCGCGGACCTTCTGGCGGATCTCGGCGCAGACGACGACGGTGGTATCGCCGCCCGCGGATGCGCCTTCCTCGAACTCCACGAACGCAAGACGGGCAATCGCACCTCGTCATAG
- the istB gene encoding IS21-like element helper ATPase IstB, giving the protein MSSEAPEILLGHYLKTLKLPTFQREHQKLARLCATEGVDHVGYLFRLAEREMIERDRRKVERRIKAAKFPVVKSLDSFDFTAIPKLNKMQVLELARCEWIERRENVIALGPSGTGKTHVALGLGLAACQKGLSVGFRTAAALVSEMMEARDERRLLRFQKQMAAYKLLIIDELGFVPLSKTGAELLFELISQRYERGATLITSNLPFDEWTETLGSERLTGALLDRITHHVNILEMNGESYRLAQSRARKAG; this is encoded by the coding sequence ATGAGCAGCGAAGCGCCAGAGATCCTGCTTGGCCACTATCTCAAAACCCTCAAGCTGCCGACCTTCCAGCGCGAGCACCAGAAGCTGGCCCGGCTATGCGCCACCGAAGGCGTCGATCATGTCGGCTACCTGTTCCGGCTTGCCGAACGGGAGATGATCGAACGGGACCGCCGCAAGGTCGAACGTCGGATCAAGGCGGCCAAATTCCCGGTCGTCAAAAGCCTCGACAGCTTCGACTTCACAGCCATCCCAAAGCTCAACAAGATGCAGGTGCTGGAGCTGGCGCGCTGCGAATGGATCGAGCGCCGCGAGAATGTTATCGCTCTCGGCCCCAGTGGAACCGGCAAGACACATGTCGCGCTCGGTCTCGGCCTGGCCGCCTGCCAAAAGGGCCTGTCCGTCGGCTTCAGGACGGCGGCGGCCCTGGTCAGCGAGATGATGGAGGCGCGCGACGAGCGGCGTCTGCTCCGGTTCCAGAAGCAGATGGCCGCCTACAAGCTGCTGATCATCGATGAGCTGGGATTTGTGCCACTATCAAAGACCGGCGCCGAACTGCTGTTCGAGCTGATCTCCCAGCGTTACGAGCGCGGCGCCACCTTGATCACCAGCAATCTGCCTTTCGACGAATGGACGGAGACCTTGGGATCGGAGCGTCTGACCGGCGCCTTGCTCGATCGCATCACCCACCACGTCAACATCCTCGAGATGAACGGCGAAAGCTATCGTCTCGCCCAAAGCCGCGCCCGAAAGGCCGGCTGA
- a CDS encoding GGDEF domain-containing protein has protein sequence MAIEREERVRERQRLTYTDALTGLPNRARFSEVLSEQVAREHSVSAILLADLDNLKVVNDTFGHVAGDQLIELVATRIASVCQRRSKNRPRGGAKVGHFGARLRPPGGRSPSGGLNRARRFSEGLQPAFRARLWARR, from the coding sequence TTGGCGATCGAGCGGGAAGAGCGGGTCCGCGAGCGTCAGCGCCTCACATATACCGACGCATTGACGGGTTTACCGAATCGCGCTCGATTCAGCGAGGTTTTGTCAGAGCAGGTTGCGCGAGAGCACAGCGTCAGCGCGATCTTGCTTGCGGACCTCGATAACCTTAAGGTGGTAAACGACACTTTCGGACATGTTGCTGGAGATCAGCTTATCGAATTGGTTGCCACGCGGATTGCTTCCGTCTGTCAACGGCGGAGTAAAAACCGGCCACGGGGCGGAGCAAAAGTCGGCCACTTTGGCGCACGGTTGAGACCGCCGGGAGGGCGTAGCCCGAGCGGGGGTCTCAACCGTGCGCGGCGATTTTCTGAAGGGCTTCAGCCGGCCTTTCGGGCGCGGCTTTGGGCGAGACGATAG